The Pseudopipra pipra isolate bDixPip1 chromosome 10, bDixPip1.hap1, whole genome shotgun sequence genome includes the window TGTTCAATGGTGCATGGATTAACACAACACTGTAGGCAGAGTTGGTTCTCACTCCTCTGCATGGGGGTGCTGTGCTCCTTTCCCTGAACATCGGGTCCTGCTGCACCCTCAGAGATGCCAGTGCCAAGGACAAGCTTCCAGCACGCTGCTGGGAAAAGAGCTGGAGCACAGGCCATACAGAGATGTCCCttgccagggctgggaactgAGACTGGCCAgcttccagcccagctctccacTGATCCCACCACTGGCACTGTGTTATTAGACACACGCAGTGTCCCAGCAGCCAAAACTGCCCCTGGCTGGAGCAACAGTTGTCCCTTTCTCATGGCAAACCACCCCTCCCACAGCATGGGGAGgagccagggccagccccagcactggcagcagagctgtacAGGCAATCATAGTAGGGGATTTTGTTGCACTACATGGATGGCAAGGAAAGTGCAATCAGCTCTTGCTTGAGACAGATAAAAATGCCCTCCAGGTCTCTCTGTCCTCTGTCTCCATCACTCTGCAATCCCTCCGGCCACCCTGGGTCTGTGTCACTTCTTCCCCCAACCACTTGGGgacagctcctgcagcacacaGTGGGACACGAGCCAGGCGTGGCTATTTCATGTGCAGAGTCCAGCTGCCCTACACAAAGGGTTTTCCCAGCTGGGATCCCATCTGCCTGCATATGTGACCAGGGCTGGGACACGGGCAGTCTCCCCTCTGttccagctccctccctcctcgTACTAGCTGATGGTGGCAGGCTCTCCACAGGCTGGCTTGCTCCTGGAGAGGCTGGCTGATCCCATCACCTCTTTGTTAGCAGGTGCCTTCAGCTATagctctgcctgcctggaaACTGCCTCTTCTTGCCCAGCAGAGTAGAAAGAGGCACTAGGACAGCCTAGGAGCCAGTAATATTGGCTCATCCACAGTGTGTCCCTTGCTTTCAGGTGGCACTGAGCAACCCAGGGATATCCCCTCAAGGCCATCAGGGCCATGGAggtctgcattttttttctttaggtcTCACTAGGATTTTGTGTTCCCCAAGTCAGGGGCTTCTCTCAAGCAGGCCCTGGAAGGGCAAACTGGTATAGTCGCACATGCCCGAGTCAGGAGAccccaggagctggctggaCACCCAGTATGAAGTGGGAGGGGAGGTAAGGCAGTGGGGAATCCCCATCAAAGGAGGACACTCCAGTCCAGGGGGAACACAGGCAGGGGTAACGCAGCactcagccctgccagcacacCAGCAAGTTAAACAGGAGCACCGGGGGTCATTCCTATCCTGACTTTACAACCACCGGGGTAAAACTCCACAGGATGAAACCTGGTATCTTCTTCCAGTGACTGAATTCAAAAGCATTCATCGGGCAAGCACGGGCTTATTTTATTCTCCAGCTTTGTGCCTTTTCTCCCTGACGGGAGAGGTGGAGGATGGCAGCTGCAGGGTGCTCCTGTGTCAACTGCAACCCCAGCAGCTGTACACTGACCAGTTCCTGCGGATTCTCCTTCCTGAGGGCCGGCAGAGGATGCCCGcgggggagcggagcggggctggcAGATGCAGCGCTGGGGAGACCCCAGCCCCAAAAAATAAGGCGAAAGTGTGCTCGGGCAGGGTTCCAGTGTTCCCGGGCGCCGCGCTGCCGCAGGGCCAGCCGTGGAGGGCGGGGATTCCCGGGGGATTCCCGGGGGGTTGGGGACCCCCGGTACCCCGGCTCTGCCGCACCACGTGGCTGCGCCCGCCACGTGCTCTCCCGCGagcgcggccacgcccccccTGCCGGGGCCCCACCGCCCAATCAGCGCGCAGGCGCCGCGCTGCCCCCCCCCCATTGGCCGGCGCCCATTCCCCCCGGGCGGGTGGTGCGTCCcccgcccgcgccccccgccccgcagccccgctGCTGTAACGCGCCCTCCCGTTGGCCGATGGCAGGGCGCCGGCCATTGGCGGAGGGGCTCGAGGGGCGGAGGGCGGGGATTggccgggcggcgcggcgctCGCGGCGATTGGCCCGTgtgggggcggcgggggcggggcctggcGCGGGGCGAGCAAAGGGGGCGGAAGGGGCGCGCACTCGCTCTTTCGTGTCagtgcccggcccggccgcccgcgcgtccccgccgctcccgccgcgccACCGGCACCgctcccgccgcgccgccgGCACTGCCCGCCCCGCGCTCTGCACAGCCCCGGCCGCCGCCCCTGCGCCGCCAGGCACTGCCGCCATCATGGTGAAGATCGCCAAGGTGAGGGCGCGCCGCCGGGGCGCAGCCGGCCGGGCGGGGGAGCAGGGCGGCCGCCGCCGTGGCGTGGcgggtggggatggggatgggatggggaagcagggagggagccGGGCCGCCTTCCCGCCGCTGTTCGCTCGGGCCGCGCGGCGGATCCGGGCCTGCTCGGCCTCGCCGTGAAGATGGCGGCGAGGGGAGGGGCCGCGGCCCCGGAGGGAGCGGTTTCGAGCCCCCCCCCGTCCCGCTCCGCTCCGAGCGGCGGTCGCCAGCGGGGCGCGGGGCTGAAGGGGAGGGTCGGTGATGGGGGGGGGGCCCGTGTGTGTGAGGGACGGGGGGGGAGCACCGCGTGTAAGGGCGCGCGGGACGGGGGGGCGGGGCTACGTCACCGCGCGGCCACGTGGGGCGCGGGAACTGCGAGCACGTGGGAGCGGCCCCCGGACCCCCGCAACACTGAAAGGGCCCCGCACACCGGCCGTGGGAGACCCCCGGACCGCCCCCCCTTtaccccggggcggccccttGAGcgccgcgggggcgggcggggcggccaCGTGGTTGGGACAATTGTCCGCCGGAGCGCGGGCGGCCAAGGTGTGCACGGAGCTAAACGTGCTGCCCGCGCTCTCTTTCAGACCTCGAAGAACCAGatcaaacagaagaaaatggcTCCTCCTCCGAAAAAGTTCGAGGAGAGCGAGGAGGAAGAGTCCTCTGACCTAGACGAAAGCAGCGGAGAAGAGGTGATGGATCTGTAGATAAAAGTCGGAAGGGTGCACGTGTTACAAAAGTGTCATGGGGCTTATGGGTTACACTGTGGCAAAATGAACATTAATAAACAATCGGTGTCTGTCAGTTAACTGTGGctaaaaaataaagtgaatttTATAAGGCAAAAGCAATAGGGAGGAAAAATAGCTTAGAAATGTAGCAAAGTCTGTACTTCCAAGCTTTGGAAGGACTGCTGGGGTCTCAAAGCTGTCCTAAAGCTGATGAGCAAGTAGGTGAATATTAACTCTTGTAGAGCAAAAATTATATGCAAATCTAAAAGTTTCAACCTATTAAAAGCTATTAGAGATCACTGATCTTGCTTCAGGGCCAGGAAATTTGGAGGGGCTTGAATGTTACATAAGTAATCTGTTAAAAGCATGGAAAATGTGGGTTTGGTCTTTATTAATTTAACAGGATGGGCAATTAAGGCAACTTAACAGAAACTGTCAGAAGGTAATGCTTAAAATTGCAGTTGCTGTATGTTTGTCTGATATTGAAGTAATTGTGGCATAAAGGGGCAGCATAAGAGTCTTACACTAATGTGTCTTTCAGATGATCCCTCAGAAGAAACCACAAAAAGTAGCTGTTACCCCAGCCAAGAAGGTTGCTACACCTGCAAAGAAGGTTGCTACTCCTGCAAAAAAGGCAATTACACCTGCAAAGAAGGCTGTGCCTACTCCACAGCCCAAAAAGGCTGTTGCTCCATCACCTAAAAAGGCAGCTGTCCTAACCAAAGGAGCAAAAAACGGAAAGAATGCCAAGAAGCAAGAGAGCGAGGAGGAGGATGAcgatgaagatgatgatgaagatgaggaggaggatgaggaggaggatgaagaggaagaagattCTGGTAAGTTACTTTTGAAATATGCATTGATCCTTGTATAAGTTGTGGGAGAGGTGGGGAATCGGTGAAGTCTGGAGGAGAACTTGGGCTGCAGCTGCATTACACACAGCCCGTGAAGCACCTCCTGGTTTCCTGACCGTTCTTTGCTGAACTTTGTAAAAATCTTGtgaaacaaaatactttttacCCATATCACTCAGTCTTCCAGCCTTGATAATAAAGACTTGTTGTACTCTTGATgcagatgaggaagaggaaCCACCAATGCCTGTGAAGCCTGCAGCCAAAAAGCCTGCAGCAGTACCAGCCAAAAAGCCTGCAGTTGTGCCAGCAAAGCAGGAATCtgaagaggaggatgaagaggatgatgaggaagatgatgatgaagaagatGATGGTATGTGGGATTTAGGGAAATTTTGTCTGACTGTTAAAAAAGGGTGGGTAACTAATAAACACTTATAGGGAGCCTGGGGAGGGGAGTAACTTAAAGAATTAGTGGGAATGATGCAGTGTGTGTGCCCATCTGGTTTTAGCTGGTTGATGTTGTCCGTGTGGCTGAATGGGTGTTAGTTTTTCCTATTAGTAAAACTTCTTACTTTTGGTGAACgggtattattttttaatgcaataaaaCTTTAGGGGGAGAGGCAGCTCTTATAAACAATAACTATCAAACTTCTTTCTTCAGAACAAACAAATTTAAGGAGGTGTGAGAAACACTACTTTGCTTCACAGAATTTTCTTAGTCTCAAAAGAGGCTTAATCTGAAACTGACTGAAATACTGTGCTTAACTTGTTTCAGAGTCTGAAGATGAAGCCATGGACACAGCCCCTGTTCCAGTGAAGAAAACCACTCCAGCCAAGGCCACACCAGTGAAAGCCAAGGCAGACTCTGAAGAtgaggaagatgatgatgaGGAAGACGATGAAGAGGATGATGAGGATGATGAAGAGGAGGATGCTGAGGAAAGTGAGGATGAAAGTGAGTTTAAATGCTTTTGAGATCATAACTACTCAATAACAGGAAGGATGGCTGAACAAAAATTTTGTCCTGTCTTTTGGGCTGAGGAGCAGTTGTTCTGTGACAAGAAGTCTTGTGTATGACTGGTGTAAAGTTTAATGCTCCTGTGTTGATTCTGTATAGGAAAAAGTtctgtatttttcagtgttgttGTTTGTTCTCTGTCACAGAGCCTGTCAAGGAAGCAcctggaaagaggaagaaagaaatggcCAATAAAAGTGCACCAGAGgccaagaagaagaaaacagacgGTAAGTAGTGTGGGATCATCATACTTTTTTGATGGACTGAGATTGGACTGCTGGGTGAGGAACAGAACTGTGAAGAGCCAGAATGCCAGGGATGGGGTTTCCCGGCACAAATGATGATCATAAGGGACTTAATACTGACACATGATGTCACTTTTGAGCAGAAGCTGATGTGCTGAAGTTGTCTGGAGTCTGGCTCCCAGTTGTTAAAAAAACTgccttaaaaaaccccactttattatctttttatttaaagggCCTGTGTCAGCTTTCTCCCTCTTCGTGGGAAATTTGGTCTGCACCAAGGAGTTTGAAGAGCTGAAGGCTGGCATCAGAGAATTCTTTGGGAAGAAGAATATTGAAGTTTTAGATGTCAGAATTGGTGCTTCCAAGTGAGTTCATCAGCAGAATTCTGCTGCTTATTTCTTCTAATTGGCAATAATTTGTTTAGAGGGGTGCAAGTGTGCTCATGCTGATTGCCTTCAAGATGGTTTGCTTGGTAGTGTATGGAGGAGCTACAGTACTGATAAGGGTTTAATACTTTGCCTGGTGTGCAGCTATGTCAGAGTGTCTTCCTAAAGGGAGAGCTgccactgcagagctgttctcTTAGGTGGAACAGGTAGCACTTAATTTATTACAGTCAAACTTGACCAGTGGAAACCCCTGGGTTTGGGTTTCTGTTTGTGGTCTTTGCTGCCAGAGGGAGATCTGTTGAGATATTAAGGCTACTGTTGTTTCAGGCGGTTTGGCTATGTGGACTTCTCATCTGCTGAAGATCTGGATAAAGCTCTCCAAATGAATGGAAAGAAGTTAATGGGTTCAGAAATCAAACTGGAAAAAGCAAAGAGCAAGGAAactatgaaagaaaataagaaaggtATGGGCAATAACTCTGCATACCTGTGTACATCAAAGAAGAGTTGTTACAATGGGAGCTTGGAGCAGGCTTGGGGTATTACTGATGCCTGCTTTTCTACTCTGTTATGGCAGATCTTTGTGCTCTGGCCTCTACATAGTAAAGTTTCTCAAATGCTAACATGTAGATGTGCAAGTTCAGACTGGAATATCTGCAAATGTGGTCCCAAGAAATAGTACATATTGGGATGACTTTGGAGGAAATGTGTTACCTTTAAAGCTTTGGGACCTGTTTCCTGACCTTGATGCCCTTAAAAGAAGTTCAATGCCAGCATCGTTAACTTTCATAATAGTTGCTTTTGCAGCTTCTGAAAATGTGAATACTTGCTGTGGTTTATTTTCTGCCAGATAACTTGCTGGCAGTGGCAGTGGCGAAGAGGAGGGATTTTTAGCTGGTGACCTGAAAGTaacttttctctctttgcagAGAGAGATGCCAGAACACTGTTTTTGAAGAACCTGCCCTACCGTGTAACCGAGGATGAAATCAAGGAGGTGTTTGAAAATGCAGTAGAAGTCCGGATAGTCCTGAACAAGGATGGAAGCAGCAGAGGGTGTGTAGCTGAGAGGACTGTTGGATGTTTGCTGTTCCTTTGACTCTTGGCGTATTTTGATAAGCTTGTGTGTCCTTTAGCTGCCTTAAAGGAACCTGCTGCATTAGGTATACTGAAAAGGCTACTTTTTGCAGCgttttttttccacatcctTTCCTCCCCCCATTCATGAGCTTTGTCATTTCCAGAAGGAGACATTTGCTTACATTCTTTCTTGTGCTGTAGGATGGCCTATGttgaatttaaaacagaaactgaGGCAAACAAAGCTCTGGAGGAGAAGCAGGGCACGGAGATTGAGGGTCGTGCTGTGATCATTGACTTCACTGGTGAGAAGAGCCAGCAGGAACATCAGAAAGGTACTTTTCCAGACTGATAATGTGCATACAAATGACATTCAGGATTTAAGTCCACTTGTTTCAGAAGTTTTCTGTGGGTATGGCAACTTTAAGCACTGCAAGAAAACTAAGATATCAGGAAGGGCCCTTTTACCTGACTTGTGCTCTGCATCCTATGCATTTTATGTCTCTACTGCATGTTTCAGACAAGGTGGGTCAGCAGATCTAGGTGACCAAAACGGGGTTGGATTTGGCTTTGTGCCTCACCTTGAGACAAAGAGAAGGCAACAACTACTCACCCTCAGACAGGGTCTGGTAGCAAGAGGAAGAGAGCTCTCCTCCAATCCTGCACTTACAGAACTGACTTTTCCCCATAGGAGGTGGAGAGAGGGAGTCAAAGACCCTAGTTGTCAACAACCTCTCGTACGCCGCTACAGAAGAGACACTCCAAGAACTGTTTAAGAAAGCTTCTTCCATCAAGCTGCCACAGAACAACCAGGGCAGGTCTAAAGGGTATGTTGTGCCTttctcctgcctccccccccccaggcTGGCATTGCGAATGACTTGCCTCCAGGTACTCCCTGTTGCTCCCAGGCTGACTGAAATCTTCCTCTCCATATAGATATGCGTTCGTAGATTTTCCCACAGCGGAGGATGCCAGGGAGGCATTGAATTCCTATAACAACACAGAGGTTGAAGGCAGAACAATCAGACTGGAGTTCAGTGCACCATCATGGCAGAAAGGGAACACGAATGCACGAGGAGGATTCAGTCGTAAGTGTTGCATGCTTGATCGTGAAACAGCTGTGTCAGGAGGGCAACAGTCAGGCAAACTTGGggctgttttaaaacaaaaaactgtGCCAAAGGAGTGAAAGATCTGCATTGTAAATGAGTGTGCTGGATATGATGACTGATTATCTGAATTGCTGATGAAACTGTTGTCAAATTCCTCTAGATAGTCAAGTGCTGATCCAGCAGTGTCTGTACAGTTAGTTGTTATCGCTATTGATAAGATGCAGGCATCTATTTTACAAAATGGGGGAGCGGGAAGAACTTATTTTAACAGTTATCAGGTTGGTGAATGGAAATCCTTTGATGTCAGTTTCTAACTACAATCTTGGAAGAGTTTTCACGGGTTTGAGGTGCCTGAGGTGTTACTTGAAAACAGCCCCGTCATCCCTGGGAGCTGTTCTGCGAACCAGTAGCGCAAGCTGGATGTGATAAGAAGCTAAAGGTTGCCTTGTTCAGATTGAATGACCTGTGACTATATTCCTTCTCCATAGAACAAAGCAAAACGTTGTTTGTCAGAGGCCTTTCTGAGGACACCACGGAAGAGACGCTAAGAGAATCATTTGAAGGCTCTATAAGTGCAAGAATAGTCACAGACAGAGACACTGGATCATCTAAAGGGTATGTTAAACATCCCCTGGGATCAGTTCAGGTGCTACAAAGCACCTCACACTGATCTGTGCAGTGGGGGAGGTTCTCATGCTCACGTGGGTAATTGTGTGAAACAACTAAATTGGGTGGAAGCAGAGAAAGAGCATGGAGTGCAGCACATGCTCACTTCTCACCTCTTCTCAATGAGCTCCTTCCTGCCAACAAATCCGTGGCAGCTGATGGATTCGCACGAGAAGGATATTAACTGTTCAGTACTGGCAAACTCACAGTGGAGATCCATCGATTGTGATTAGCCACTGCTGTCCTACACATGCCATGTCTGTGAGATGCAGAAGTGCCAGTGTTTGTTTCTGAAGGGATTGCTGTCGGGTACCTGAAGGTGGTGCTGCAGCTCGCAGAGTGTGACTGACTGTCATTCTTGTAACCTGTTCTCTAGGTTTGGATTTGTGGACTTCAGCTCTGCAGAAGATGCCAAAGCAGCTAAAGAAGCCATGGAAGACGGGGAGATAGATGGCAACAAAGTGATCCTTGATTTTGCCAAGCCAAAGGGTGACTTCCAGCGTGGCGGCGGATTTGGTGGTCGTGGCGGCAGAGGAGGCGGCCGAGGAGGAAGAGGTGGATTTGGTGGCAGAGGTGGTGGCAGAGGTGGATTTGGAGGTAAGAGGAGGCAAATGCTTCTGTTCTGAGGGGGTGTGCTCAGAAATTAACCCAAAGCCATTCTTGTGGGGCTACCACAGAGCAATggatttgaatttattttctgtcctgTGCCAGGATGGCTTTGGAAGGGCCAGTGGTATATATTACATATgtctataaaatatatatatgtgtgcatatatatatatatacacatcaTATATATATTGTACCTCTAACTCTGttttttgcaataattttctttttaggtAGAGGTGGCTTCcgaggaggcagaggaggaggtggagatCACAAGccacaaggaaaaaagataaagttTGAATAAacttcccctttccttccccttcttctgCTCTCCGAGACTATCTGAAAGGACTCCGGGGGTTTTTATTCTCCTTTGATCTTGGCGGAGCCTTCGGAGGACATTCCAAGAAGCGAAGCAGTACTGTGAGCCACTTGGAAAATactaattttcatttcaagGAAGCGAGAGCAAGCCATTTTGACTGCTTGCCTGTTCAAaggaa containing:
- the NCL gene encoding nucleolin, which encodes MVKIAKTSKNQIKQKKMAPPPKKFEESEEEESSDLDESSGEEMIPQKKPQKVAVTPAKKVATPAKKVATPAKKAITPAKKAVPTPQPKKAVAPSPKKAAVLTKGAKNGKNAKKQESEEEDDDEDDDEDEEEDEEEDEEEEDSDEEEEPPMPVKPAAKKPAAVPAKKPAVVPAKQESEEEDEEDDEEDDDEEDDESEDEAMDTAPVPVKKTTPAKATPVKAKADSEDEEDDDEEDDEEDDEDDEEEDAEESEDEKPVKEAPGKRKKEMANKSAPEAKKKKTDGPVSAFSLFVGNLVCTKEFEELKAGIREFFGKKNIEVLDVRIGASKRFGYVDFSSAEDLDKALQMNGKKLMGSEIKLEKAKSKETMKENKKERDARTLFLKNLPYRVTEDEIKEVFENAVEVRIVLNKDGSSRGMAYVEFKTETEANKALEEKQGTEIEGRAVIIDFTGEKSQQEHQKGGGERESKTLVVNNLSYAATEETLQELFKKASSIKLPQNNQGRSKGYAFVDFPTAEDAREALNSYNNTEVEGRTIRLEFSAPSWQKGNTNARGGFSQQSKTLFVRGLSEDTTEETLRESFEGSISARIVTDRDTGSSKGFGFVDFSSAEDAKAAKEAMEDGEIDGNKVILDFAKPKGDFQRGGGFGGRGGRGGGRGGRGGFGGRGGGRGGFGGRGGFRGGRGGGGDHKPQGKKIKFE